A window of Lagopus muta isolate bLagMut1 chromosome 14, bLagMut1 primary, whole genome shotgun sequence contains these coding sequences:
- the LOC125700244 gene encoding protocadherin beta-16-like, producing the protein MAAARQVLCVWALLGVARVRCEPIRYSVAEEGESGSPVGDVAEDAGLAPAQLSARRARIASPAGRQHFRLERGSGRLVVAERLDREEMCGRSRTCTLAFELLLADPLQFFAIEVSVEDINDHSPVFPDERVTLKIPERGDPGSRFPVEAAQDLDIGSNDIQAYSIVPENEFFTVSYQNQSESEMHVDLVLQKPLDREEQPEMDFTLVATDGSYPPRSGTTQIHIIVLDVNDNAPIFTQKVFSGHVLENAPKGFVVLRVMANDADDGINGDITYEFTQPGGQTYSDFTVDPRSGEIRVTRSLDFETAQKYEFSLRAVDGGGLSAMCKVVVEVMDVNDNAPEIVVSSFSSPIPENAAPGTVVALFSVTDKDSGVNGEISCALQEQLSFSLRPAFRNYYELVTVSALDREQTARYTVVVTAADAGSPRLSSSHTFTVDIWDVNDNAPVFNQTSYTMYVHENNVPALLVGAVQARDADAGANGKVSYSLVAADPPEREPCSCVSVNSESGAVFVLRPLDYEQLRQLEVVVSAADAGSPPLSSSVVVRLLVVDENDNAPLVLHPSAQDGGRAWSEPVPAWAEAGDLVSKVVAVDADSGQNSWLSYGLLRATEPGLFAVGAQSGEVRLRRPPTERDAAKQQLVVLVRDNGRPPLSATAALSVLLLHGSRDAELPQQSPAAHDDDGSLTASLIVALVLVSLLFLVSAAAFAACKACKSKEPSSGHVLYGPSGVQSCVADGAAAGTLPHAYCYELSLSTGSGNSEFQFLKPVLPSLPAQRCSTGVAGDDAEHFPAAPVPVGDADVESPGMQSVGQFHGF; encoded by the coding sequence ATGGCGGCTGCGAGgcaagtgctgtgtgtgtgggcTTTGCTGGGCGTGGCGCGCGTTCGCTGCGAGCCCATCCGCTACTCCGTGGCCGAGGAGGGCGAGAGCGGCTCTCCGGTGGGCGACGTGGCGGAGGACGCGGGGCTGGCCCCGGCGCAGCTCTCGGCTCGCCGGGCGCGCATCGCCTCGCCGGCCGGCCGGCAGCACTTTCGCTTAGAGCGCGGCAGCGGCCGCCTCGTAGTCGCCGAGCGCCTCGATCGGGAGGAGATGTGCGGACGCTCCCGCACCTGCACGCTCGCCTTCGAGCTGCTGCTCGCCGACCCGCTGCAGTTCTTTGCCATTGAGGTGTCCGTGGAGGACATCAATGACCACTCGCCGGTCTTCCCGGACGAACGGGTGACTTTAAAGATCCCTGAGAGGGGCGACCCAGGCTCCCGTTTCCCAGTGGAGGCTGCTCAGGACCTGGACATTGGCAGCAATGACATCCAGGCTTACAGCATCGTTCCTGAGAACGAGTTCTTCACTGTCTCCTATCAGAATCAAAGTGAGAGCGAGATGCATGTCGACCTTGTTTTGCAAAAGCCTCTGGacagagaggagcagccagAGATGGATTTCACTCTCGTTGCCACGGATGGAAGTTATCCACCGAGGAGTGGAACCACCCAAATCCACATCATAGTTCTGGACGTAAACGACAATGCTCCCATcttcacacagaaggtgttCAGTGGGCATGTTTTGGAAAATGCTCCAAAAGGTTTTGTGGTTCTCAGAGTGATGGCAAATGATGCTGATGATGGAATAAATGGTGACATTACATATGAATTTACACAACCAGGTGGACAGACGTATTCAGATTTTACAGTTGACCCCAGGAGTGGTGAAATTCGAGTCACGAGAAGTCTGGATTTTGAGACTGCGCAGAAATATGAATTCAGTTTGAGGGCCGTGGATGGAGGGGGCCTTTCAGCAATGTGCAAGGTAGTGGTGGAGGTGATGGATGTGAATGACAACGCACCAGAGATCGTGGTCAGTTCCTTCAGCAGCCCGATCCCTGAGAATGCAGCACCCGGGACAGTGGTCGCACTCTTCTCTGTCACCGACAAGGATTCCGGTGTGAATGGGGAGATCAGCTGTGCCCTGCAAGAACAGCTGTCCTTCTCCCTGCGGCCAGCCTTTAGGAACTACTACGAGCTGGTGACCGTGAGCGCGTTGGACCGGGAGCAAACGGCACGTTACACGGTGGTTGTCACGGCCGCAGATGCAGGGTCTCCTCGTCTGAGCAGCAGCCACACGTTCACCGTGGACATCTGGGACGTGAATGACAACGCGCCCGTCTTCAACCAGACGTCGTACACCATGTACGTGCACGAGAACAACGTCCCCGCGCTGCTGGTCGGGGCCGTGCAGGCAAGGGACGCGGACGCGGGAGCCAACGGCAAGGTGAGCTATTCGCTGGTGGCGGCCGATCCGCCCGAACGAGAGCCGTGCTCGTGCGTGTCCGTGAACTCCGAGAGCGGAGCCGTGTTCGTGCTGCGGCCGCTGGACTACGagcagctgaggcagctggaggtggtggtgagCGCTGCGGACGCGGGGTCCCCTCCCCTGAGCAGCAGCGTCGTCGTCCGCCTGCTGGTGGTGGAcgagaacgacaacgcgccgcTGGTGCTGCACCCCAGCGCGCAGGACGGCGGCCGTGCTTGGAGCGAGCCGGTGCCCGCGTGGGCCGAAGCGGGGGACCTGGTGAGCAAAGTGGTGGCCGTGGACGCCGACTCGGGGCAGAACTCGTGGCTTTCGTACGGGCTGCTGAGGGCCACGGAGCCGGGGCTGTTTGCCGTGGGCGCGCAAAGCGGGGAGGTGCGGCTGAGGAGGCCGCCGACGGAGAGGGACGCGGCGAAGCAGCAGCTGGTCGTGCTGGTGCGGGACAACGGGCGGCCGCCGCTGTCGGCCACCGCGGCGCTCAGCGTGCTCCTCCTGCACGGCTCCCGGGACGCCGAGCTGCCGCAGCAGAGCCCCGCCGCGCACGACGACGACGGCTCCCTCACCGCCTCCTTGATCGTCGCCTTGGTCTTGGTCTCGCTCCTGTTCCTGGTGTCGGCGGCGGCCTTTGCGGCGTGCAAGGCGTGCAAGAGCAAGGAGCCGAGCAGCGGGCACGTGCTGTACGGCCCCAGCGGCGTGCAGAGCTGCGTGGCTGATGGGGCCGCTGCCGGGACCCTGCCCCACGCCTATTGCTACGAGCTCAGCCTCAGCACGGGCTCGGGCAACAGCGAGTTCCAGTTCCTCAAGCCCGTGCTGCCCAGCCTGCCGGCGCAGCGCTGCAGCACCGGGGTGGCCGGCGACGATGCCGAGCATTTCCCTGCTGCCCCTGTCCCCGTGGGGGATGCTGATGTCGAGAGCCCCGGCATGCAGTCTGTGGGACAGTTTCACGGCTTTTAA